TGTTGCCGTTTGGGAGTTCTATCTCGTCTTTAAAGAAGTCAACTGATACCTTTGTATCTACCTCCTCAAGTAAGCCATCGATGAGTTTGTTGTATCCCCCCATAGGGATTCCCTGATACTTGTCGTTGAAGTAATTGTTGTCGAAGATGAGGCGTACCGGCAGTCGCTTGATGATGAAGGCTGGCAAATCAGTACACTTTCGTCCCCATTGCTTCTCTGTATATCCTTTGATGAGACGCTCATAGATATCTTTACCGATAAGCACCTGAGCCTGTTCCTCCAGATTGCGAGGCTCGCTTACGCCATCAGCCTTCATCTTAGCCACGGCTTCTGCCTTCTGCTCATCAATTTTAGCCTGTGCTTCTGCTGGTGTGGTTACGCCCCACATCTGATAGAAGGTATTCATATTGAAAGGCAGGTTATAGAGTTTGCCTTTATAGTTTGCCACAGGCGAGTTGGTGTAGCGGTTGAACTCAACGATAGAGTTGACGAAGTTCCACACCTCTTTATTGGATGTATGGAAGATGTGGGCACCATACTTATGTACGTTGATGCCCTCTATGTTTTCGCAATAGATATTGCCGCCGAGTTGTGGTCGCTTATCTATCACCAGACAAGTTTTTCCCTGCTTATGAGCCAGGTGGGCGAATGTGGCTCCGAAGAGACCGGAGCCAACTATAAGATAATCATATTTCTTCATACTTGCTAATTGATATGTTTATAAATATTAGCCAACTCCAACGCAGATTTTTTCCATGAAAAATGTTTTAGTCTTTCATTCTGCTTTTCTATGAGTTTCTTTTTCTCTATCCCGTCTAGATAGTAGAAAGTTTCAAACTGTTCTTCGAAATCAGTTCTCTTTTCATCCATGTGGAAGTAAACTGCTGCGTCTTCTGCGATTTCCGGAAAACAACTGGCATGATTGAGTAAAACAGGGCATTCTGCTTTGTAAGCTTCAAGAATCGGGAGTCCGAACCCTTCGTATGATGATGGGTAAACGAATGCCAGGGCATAGTGGTATAAGTCTAGCATTTCTTGATCTGTTTTGATAAACTCATGTATGAATCTATCTTCCATTTCCCATGATTTAAACATACTTTTTTCAGTCTCATTGAAAGGCTTTCCTGTGCATACTACCTTCAGTTCCTTGTGTCTTTTTAAAATAGGTACACATTGCTTGGCAAAGAAATCAAAGTTTTTATAAAAGTGACGTTCGCCAACGAAAAGTATATATTCAAATGGATGTCTGTTGTTTTCGTTTGGCGTATAAGGAGTTTCGTCTGCTCCATGATAAACTACGCTCACCTGCTCTTCCTTGATATTCATGATACGGCATAAATCCCTTTTTGTCTGTTGGCTGACTGCAATGATGTGATTTGCTTTTGGTATGACAAGATGTTTTTGCAGAATCTGATAGTCATTATGGTCATAATACTGATTGTACAGTTCGGGTATCATATCATGTACCGTGACTACATAAGGCTTACTGCCTATGTACTTGAGGAAGTAAGGGTCAAAGAAAGTTGGATGAAACAAATCGAAATCCTTAGACTTGATGTCGCAGACAGATTTGTATCTATTGATTCTTGGAGTACGATCTAATCGTGAATATTCTCCGAATTTTGCATTATAATAGAACTTATATAGCATTTTCTTTATTGCAGAATCTTTCTTCCAGAGGAAGTTATGATATAATTCTCCATCTGGTTTAATTCCTAATGTTTTGAGGTAAACATTGGCAGATTCCATGACGCTGAGGCTTGCTTCAATGTCTTGAGGCAAGTGGAAATATAATTCGGCAAAACAACGTGATACGCCTCCATGCGTTTGCATATCGAAGGCTTGACTGTCATATAATACTTTCATCTTACTTTGATTTAATAGACAAATCTTTCCACAAAAATTTAAAGCCTGTACGTAGGATTTTCCAGTCGCGTGATACTGGTTTCATCTTCAGAGCTTTTTTCAGTTTGAATGCAAAATCATCATTGATGCGTTCTTTTTTTTCTTCTGCAGTCTCTTTTATGTGAGGCAACTTGCTGGTGCTTCCAAATAACTCGGAGAACACCTCTTTTCTTTCCTTTTTCAATAAGTCACCATTTGTAAAAGAGATGCCATCAGTATAATATACAGCAACAATAGTGTTTATAGCTTGGTATGAACATTTTTTGAAATACCAGTTTTCCAGGAAGTGTGCCCAATCTGATACGATTTTCAGATTTTCATTGTAGGGATGCTCCTTTAGCAACTGAGTCCTTGTAAATGTAGATTGATGCTGCAGAACTTTATCTCTGATAAATCGGAACGACATGTTCTGTGGTGGAAGGCAGAGTGAAGCCAGTTTGCTGTCTATAATAATGGTTTCTCCCACGTAGTAGTCTGAGCCATTGAGCATCTTGGCAGCATTCTCCAAAGATTGTGAAGAAAAGAAATGATCGCCCGAATTCATGAAGATACAATATTCGCCTTGTGCCATTCTTATGGCTTTATTCATGGCATTATATACCCCATGATCTTTTTCGCTGACCCATTGATTGATATATTCTTGCTTGGATTCTATGTATTCCTTGCTGCCATCAGTTGAACCACCATCAACGATGATGTATTCAAAATCGCTGAATGATTGCGAAAGCACTGAAGAGATTGTTCTTTCCAATCCCTTCAGATTATTATAGTTGACAGTTATGACAGAGACTTTCTTTTTCATTATTCGTATAAATCTAAATTAGAATGTTTGTAGAACATCAGCTTGTCCATCATTCGTTGATACAAAATGAATTTATTAGGGTGTTTTAACAAGAGATAAAGCAAAACGCGTTCCTTGAAACTCTTTTTCTCTATACCGATTAGAGAAAAGGCCTTGAGATCCTTGGATATTCTGCTTACCATGGCCCTGATTTCTTTCTGCTTCGATAGAGAAGTCTGGTTTCTTGATACGTATTTAGCCGCTTTGATACCTCGCTTTACGACCATTCTTTTGGCAATCTTGCGGAAAGGAGAGCGCTTGTAATAATTATATCTTGATATTTCAGCCTGAAAGAATTCATAATATCTGTTGAGAGATAAATCGTGGACGATGCTGCTTTTTCGAAGCCGGTAATGATACAGCGGCTGGTAAGTATAGACCACCTGTTTAGCATTTTCGAACCAATGTGGCAGAATGCTATAATCCTCGTAATTTTTTGAGGTAGGCATCGGCTTGTTGAGCAACTCTCGTTTGAAGAGCATTTGCCAGATATAGCTCTTGATTTTATCCTTAATGACAAGCTCCTGTATTTCTTGGTTCTTTAAGATATATCTCTTATCTGAAGCATTTTTGCAAAGAGTCTTGTTCTTGCTTTCGTCGTAATGATTACAGATAGCGATGTCTGAATTGGTAGTCTTTAAATCATCCATCAAGACTTCATACATAGATTCTTCAATCCAATCATCGCTGTCAACAAAGCCAATATAGGCTCCCTGACAGATTTCAAGAGCTTGGTTTCTGCTATCTGCCTGTCCGGAATTAACTTTGTGGATGACTTTGATTCTAGCATCCTTTTGAGCCCATTCTTCACATATTTCAGCCGAGCCGTCTGTTGAGCCGTCATCTATAAGAATCAGTTCCCAGTTCTTGAATGATTGCTTTAGAATAGACTCTATGCATTGAGGTAAATATTGTGCTGTATTGTAAACGGGAACAATAATGCTTAATTCACAATTCATAATGCTTGAATATTTTTATAATCGTATTTTTGAACTTTTAAGTGCATTGCATATAATATACTATCGATAAGTGTCTTGAGCTTCCACGACCATGGCGTCTGAGGTCGGATACCCTTCCATCTTGTCATGTCCAGGTATTTGAAGAATAGCTTCTGATACGGACTCTGGCATATATGGAGCCATGGTTTTCTGTGACCTGTGAAATGTATGATGACAGGATGTTTTAATTCCTCTACAAGTTCCGGTATGGCTTGCTGGCGAAGATGTCTTCTTTTTCTTAGAAAGCCGTCTTGTATGTTCCATCTGAAGGGAATCAGGAGTTTTCTGTCATGCAGAAGTCCGTTGAGTATGTCCTGATCGTTGAAGATTAACTTTTCTGCATATTTTTCTGCAAATTCCAAACTGGCTTTACTCAGATGGGCATTTCTCCAGTAATCCAAATTGATGATGAGTACTCCCGAGTTGAAATAGGTATCTTCCTGAGGGTATTCGAGGCGGGTGTAGTTGTTTGCTTTTCCGCTCCACATGTCTTCTACTGCAGCTACGGCGTATGATGTAACATCTGTCTCCCACAAATCTTTTATAGAATCGTTTATGATGAGATCGCAGTCCAAATATAGTATTTTATGTATCTCTACAGGTAGAATATCTGCCACGAAAAGACGCAAGTAAGCTGCAAGCGATATGTGGGCACTTTTGAACGATGAAAGATTCATGTTTAGATTGTAAGCATAAAAGTGTATTTGCTGATTGTATTTTTCTACTTCTTCAGTAAGCATACTTTTAGCCTCATTGCTGAGTTTCTCAGCAATGATATGGAATGTTATCTGTTCATTTCTGTTATTGTACATGACAGAAACTAAAGTAGTACAACATTGCATGATGTAATTATCATCTATGTTACAAGCTATATGAATCATATCTTTGTCTTTTTAGAAGAAATGTACTGAGTGTACAAAACTTGCTTGTGAAGTGTCAGTTTTATATGTTTTTAAGATTACAGCTCCTCTAACTTGCTGAATACTAAGTTTATATCTGCAATATTATAACGAGCGAAAAGAGTCTTGAAGGAACCCGCCTTTGTTCAGCTTCTGAGCCAAATTTAGCGCTTGCTTTTTCATCTCCTTTTTCTGTTCCGGGGTAAGATTGGCAAGCTTGTCATCCAGCTCTTCCAGCGAACGGATGGTTATACCTGCTCCTGCTTCTTCGATGATAGAAGCTACGGCTGCCTCTTTCCAGATGATGAGCGGCAAACCGGCACGGAGGTAGAAGGATACTTTATGAGGGGAATTCCATTTCAGGTATTGACCATATTCTCCCGAGCATCCATCAAGTGAATCGCCGTCCCATACCAGTCCGAAGTCGGCATCTATATGCTTGATAAACTCCTCTGATGGTACAAAGCCCTGATAGGTAATCAGAGGATTGTTTTGCAAGCCTTGTAGACCTTCTTTGTTTCCACAAACCAACAATTGCCAATGGTTCAATGTCTTGGAAAGTTCTATCAGGAATGAATTCTTCTTCATACTCAAGGCTCCGGCATAGACCACCTTTACCTGCTCTCTTTCAGTTACTTCTTCCGAGCATTTTGATGCAGAACGATAGTCGAATAAGCCCAGGGCACCAACTGGCTTCTGTAACCCATGCTCTTTGAGCCATCCTTTCATCTTCTCGTTTGATGCAATGATGTAGTCGCTATTCGAAAGACGGTTAATCTCCTTCTGGATGGTGAGCTTCTTTCTGCGGAAAGAACCAAGGTCGTGAATCAGTGAAACCGTCTTGGCTCCTTTCAGATGGGCTACATGGCAGAGAAACGAAAAATACTTCTTGACAGGATATTGCAAGAACAGCACATCGTTTTTCTGGAGTAAGATACAGGCACGGATGATGCCTATCAGGTCTAGGAAGAAAGCCAATATCTTACTGTTCCTGATAGTGCGTGGCAAGCCAAGATTGATGGCTCCCATTTCTGCAAGCGTATCCTCGTTGTCTGTTTTTGCTTTATTGCCGGCGCTTGTCAGATTATAATAGTTGCGACTAATATAACAAAGTCTTTTTTGTTCCATATTCAATAGTTTATATGTGAAATGTACAAAGATGAGTTTGAACTATAATTCTAGCTGAAATGGAATTTCGTGCTTCTTTCCATATTTGGTCCAGAACCTAGCCCGTTCTTTCATCACATAGGCTACAGCCTTGTCGGTATCTATGTTGCGCAGTAGGGCATATTCGCTAACCAGAATACGGGTGAATTCTTTAGGTCCCCAGAATCTTCTGAGATTATACAGTCCTTTCTTCTCGCTTACTGGTCCGAAATCCATTCTGTTGATATCTACCAGCATGAAATGGAATCCTTCTTCATCTTGTTTCCAGAGAATATTGCCTGGTGTAAAGTCTTTATGGAGAATCTCGTGCAGATGAATGTCTGCTGCGAAATGGGCTAAGGCTTTTGCCAGATATTTATATTCTTCCGGCTTAGCGTCTGCCATCTCATAGAGTGTATGACCGTAGTCACACTGGATTGTGATAAGATAACTATATCCTAAGATATTCAGAAAGCTACGCTCTTCAATAAGGGCTAAAGGTTCTGGAGTATTGATTCCTTTTCTTTTCAGAATCATAGGATATTCGAATGCTCGTTGACCTTTTGGCTTCCTGATATTCCAAGAATAGATGAATTTGTTGAGACCATGTGGTATATGAAAGCGCTTTACGTTAACCTGTGTTCCATCTGGTGCTGTTAGCACCTTGATGAGGTTGCGCTTATTATATATCTCACGACCTTCCTTCTCGAAAACATCAGGGATGCTCTCGATAAAGGCTCTCAGATATTCGTATTTAGGATTTATCTTAATCTTTCTCATATCTTAGAATCGTTTTTGAAAATTGTTTCTTGTGATTCTTTTTATTCTTTAGGAATTACTTTACCGTTTTTGATTTCATATCGCTTATCAAACTCCTCCCTGGTTCGCTTCCATCTGTTATGCGTCCATAAATAATAAGGTGGATTCTTGCGGATGGTTTCTTCCAGCATCTGGAAGAAGCGACGGGTAATCTCGTGCTCCGGCAGAGTGTTTGGCTCACGGGTGATGAGCTTGTAGGTTGCCGTGTAGTAGCCTCGCTTAGGGCGCGACATCTCTACATAGAATACGGCGTCGTTCATCTTTCTCATGATTCTCTCGCCGCCTGTAAACACCGGGGTTTCGGGATGGTTGAGGAAAGGAAGCCACAGGTGGATGTTCTCCCACTTGGGACCCTGGTCACTGATGTAGCCGAAGATGCTCATGATGCCCTTGCGCTTGTAATCCACCAGATAGCGGAGGATGTCTTTCTTGGGCACCACCACGCCATTCTCCTCGTGAGAACGGATGCGCTTGAAGAGTTCGTCGAAGGCTTGGTTGCGCAGAGGATGATAGATGAGGCCTATCTTGCGTGACTTGGGCAGTTCGATACCCACGCATGAGAGCCACTCCCAGTTGCAGTAATGGCCCAGGATAGCTGCCACGTTCTGACCTTCCAGGAAACATTGCTCCACTTCCTCGCTGTTGATGACCTGGAATCGCTGGCGCAACTCCTTGTCACTGATGCTGAGCAGTTTGACAGCCTCGAAGAAGTAATCGCTGAACCAGTGATAGAACTTCTTCTCGATGTCGATAATCTCTTCTTCTGATTTCTCAGGAAAAGAGCTGGTGAGATTCTTACGCGCAATACCCCTGCGGTACTTGATGACGCGATACATCATGAAGTACTCGAAATCGGCAATGCAATAGAGCAGCCTGAATGGCAGCAGAGATATTGCATAAAAGAATGCATAAACAATCTTAACCATCTGTAAAACTATAAATTCTTAACTATTAACTCTTTACTCAATTACACCTGCTGCATGTCATGCAACTTCTTGTAATATCCGTCTTTTGTTATCAATTCTTCGTGGGTACCACGCTCCACAATCCTGCCCTCGTGCAGGACGCAGATTTCGTCGGCATGCTTGATGGTACTCAATCGGTGGGCTACTGCCACGGTGGTACGGGTCTTCATCAATCTCTCCAGGGCATCCTGTACCAGGCGCTCGCTCTCTGTATCAAGAGCCGATGTTGCCTCGTCGAGGATAAGGATAGGAGGATTCTTGAGAATGGCACGGGCTATGCTCACACGCTGACGCTGACCTCCGGAGAGTCTGCCGCCACGATCACCGATATTGGTATCGAAGCCGTGCTCTGACTTGGTGATGAACTCGTAGGCATTGGCAATCTTCGCCGCATTGGCAATTTCCTCGTCGGTAGCATCCGTCTTGCCGAAGCGGATATTGTCCTTGAAGCTGGCATTGAAGAGGATAGCCTCCTGGTTCACATTACCTATCAGCTGGCGGAGATCGTGTACGCAGAGGTCCTTCACGTTGATGCCGTCGATGAGCACTTCGCCCTCCTGTACATCGTAGTAACGGGGAATCAGGTCGAGCATCGTACTCTTTCCGCTACCGCTCTGTCCCACCAGTGCGATGGTCTTACCCTTTGGAATCACCAGGTTGATATCCTTCAGCACGTAAACCAGCTCATCGTTCTGGTGGTCGGTATAGGCGAAGGAAACATGGCGGAACTCTATCTGATGCTCGAAGCTGCTGATATGCTCAGGTTTCTCCTTGTCCTTGATTTCAATCTCGGCTTTCAGAATCTTGTCGATACGCTCCATGCTTGCCAATCCCTTCGGGATATTGTAGCTTGCCTTGGAGAATTCCTTCAGCGGGTTGATGATGCTGTAGAGCATCACGAGGTAGAAGATGATGGTAGGACCATCGATTCTGCCGTAATCCAGAACCAGGATACCGCCAAACCACAATACCACTACGATGAGGATGGTTCCCAGGAACTCACTCATCGGATGAGCCATCTGCTGACGGATGTTCACGCGCATGATGTTGTCACGGTAGCTGCTATTCACCTGGTTGAAGCGCCAGTTCATCTTATCTTCAGCACAAAAAGCCTTGATGATGCGCAAGCCGCCCAGGGTTTCTTCTACCATACTCATCGTGTCGCTCCAGAGCGACTGCGCCTCGGTGCTCTGTGCCTTCAGCTTCTTTCCTACAATACCCATGAACCAGCCGAATGGTGGCACAAAGAGGATGGTGAAGAGGGTGAGCTGCCAGCTGATGCAGATGAGCGTGATGAAATAGAAGAGAATGAGGATAGGATTCTTGAAGAGCATATCGAGCGACGACATGATGCTGTTTTCCACCTCCTGCACATCACCGCTCATTCGGGCGATGATATCTCCCTTGCGCTCCTCGCTGAAGAAGCCCAGCGAAAGCGAGGTAATCTTCTGGTAGAGCTGGTTGCGGATATCACGCACAATACCTGTACGGATAGGGATGATGGTGGCTGAAGAGAGGAAATAGGCTCCCGTCTTGAGGAATGTCATGAAGGCAAGGAACAAGCCGATAACCAGCAGAGCCAGTGATGCACTGTGCGCCACGATGAACTCCTGGATGTAATAATACAGGTTGTTGGTTGCCACTTCCTTGATGCTGCCCAGCGTTCCATCCCATTCCATATAGTCGTTGGCACGGATGCCGCCATCTACCTGGAAGAGAATCTGCAGGATAGGAATCAAGGCTGCAAACGAAAATATGTTCAATACCGCAGACAGGATATTGAACAGAACAGAGAGCCCCAGATACTTCTTATATGGAGGGACGAATCGGCGTAAGATTTGCAAAAATTCCTTCATAGGTGCAAATATAGTGTTTTTAAGGAAGACCGCCAAATTTTTGGCGGTCTTTCTTGACTTTTATTCAGTTTTTTCTTATAGAAGAGTCTTTTTTGCTCTTTTTCCCTTCTTTTAAAGAGCAATTGTTATTCTTTAACTTCCTCTCCGAAGAGGGTAGCAGAGGTAGAACCGGTGATGCGGACCTTTACGAACTCTCCGATGTGGTGGTTGCCCTTGTCGATAACCACCGCCTTGTTCTGCTCGGTACGGCCCATCATCTGCTCACGGCTACGCTTGCTGAAGTTCTCAATGAGGATGGTGAATTCCTTGCCCTCGTCCTTCTTGTTCTGTTCGGCGCTCACCTCGGTCTGCAGCTTGATGAGCTCGTTGAGGCGGGCTATCTTGGTTTCCTCAGAAACGTTGTCTGGCAGGTGCTTGGCTGCGTAGGTGCCAGGGCGCTCTGAATACTTGAACATGAAGGCGCTGTCGAAGCCTACTTCCTTCACCAGCGAGAGGGTTTCCTGATGGTCTTCCTCTGTCTCGTCGTGGTAACCCACGAAGATGTCGGTGGTGATGCCGCAGCCTGGGATGATGCGCTTGATGTCAGCGATGTGCTGCAGATACTCCTCACGGGTGTATTTGCGGTTCATCAGCTTCAGTATCTTGTTACTTCCGCTCTGGGCTGGGAAGTGGATGTGCTTGCAGAGGTTTGGCTCCTCGGCGATGGCCTGCAGGATGTCCTCGGTCATATCCTCTGGGTTAGAGGTGGTAAAGCGTACACGCATATCCGGCACAGCCTGGGCTACCATGTGCAGGAGCTCGGCGAAAGAAAGACTGCCTTCCTCGCGTTTGCCCGATGGCGAGAGACCATAGCTGTTTACGTTCTGTCCCAGCAGGGTAACTTCCTTGAAACCACGCTGCTGCAAATCGCGCACCTCACGCAAGATGCTCTCGGCATCGCGGCTGCGCTCACGTCCACGGGTATAAGGCACGATGCAGTAGTGGCAGAAGTTGTTGCAACCACGCATGATGCTTACGAAACCGCTCACCCTGTTGCCACCGATGCGCTGAGGCACGATGTCTCGGTAGGTCTCGGTCTTTGAAAGTTCTATGTTGATGGCGTTGGTACCCATCTCGCACTGCGCAATCAAATCCGGCAGGTTGAGATAGCTGTCTGGTCCACAGACCAGGTTGGCATAGTGGTTTTGGATGAGGTCATCCTTCACGCGCTCAGCCATGCAGCCCAATACGCCGAGAATCACCTTTCTTCCCTTCTTCTGCTCAGCATGCAGGGTGTCGAGGCGATGGTAAATCTTGTTCTCCGCATTCTCACGAATGCTGCAGGTGTTCAGGAAGATGGCATCAGCCTCTTCTTCCTTCTCGCAAATTTCGTAGCCTGCCATCTGCATCACAGAGGCAACTACCTCGCTGTCTGCCACGTTCATCTGGCAGCCATAAGTCTCAATAAACAGTTTCTTCATTGTTCTAGATGAATTCTAATTTATATATTAATGTATAACTATGATTTCTTTTTTAGCATCCCCGATGCCGTCATCATTTCATGTTCTTCGATGCTGCCATCAGCAGGAAGTAGAATACCACGGCAGAGATCCATCCGGCGATGGCATCGATGAGATAATGTGCCTGGATATACACGGTGGCCATGCACAGGAAGGTGTAGAATGGCAGCATGATGAAGAGCAGCTTGCGGTTTCTGCTGTGCCAGGCAAGGAGCATGCAGATGGTGCTTACGCCCACGTGCGAACTCGGAAAAGCGGCGGTAGGTCGCTCTCCGGCTTCCTTGGCATCCTCCACCAGCTGGTAGAAGATTCCGTCGGTATATCCTGGGGTAGGCAGACAGTTGGTATGGGTGTTGAAGTAATCGCCCAATGCCGGGAAGATTCCCTTGGCTATATCCTGCACACCCACGGCATCAAAGTAGAACGTAGGTCCCACCACCGGCACGTAGATGTAGATGAGATAGTAGAGGAAGAAGCTGGCGAGCAGCACAAAGCTAGCTCTTTCTGCCTCGTAGTATCTGCAGAAGAAATAGTAGAGCACCACTGCTGCTATCATCGGATAATACATGAAGTAGCCCATCGACATCAGCTCGCTCACCACCGCCCACGGCAACGCCTTGGCAAAGAGCAGGGCGGGCTGGCATCCAAAGAGGTCCTGTTCCCAGCCTGCGAAGATATGGTCCAGGTTGGGGAACATGCGGTTGATCTCGTAAGTGTCTGGATACCACCAGGCAAGCAGGGCGATTTGTGCCATGATGCGCACCATCTTCGTTATCCTGCATGGAATCATGCGGTATACGCCCCAGAGGGCGAGGGTGATGACTAGAATTCTCAATCGTCCCCAAAGCATCGATTCCGGGTTCACCACCTTGGTAAAGGCGAAGAGCATGGTAATCACGGTGATGGCCATATAGCCCAGCATCGCCCATTCCAGTGGCAGGAGTCCCTTCTTTGGGTTCTTGTCTATCTTAAAATAATCTTTTATCATTAATCAATGTTTATAGTTTTTACAGCCATCCGTTATCCTTGTACCACTTGATGGCAAGCTTTACACCTCTTGACAGAGGGTAGTGGGGATGATAGCCCAGCTCGTCCATGGCTGGCTCGATGTCACATCGCCAGTTGCGCTGCTTCAGGATGTTATACTTGTCGTTGTTCAGTGCCGACATCTTTCCGGTCATTCTTCCCAGGTATTCGCCCACGAAGGTTACGATGCGCAATACCCAGATAGGCGCCTTGATGCGCAGCATCCATGGATTGCCCAATTCCTTCTGAATCAAGTCGCTGAAGGCTTCCGACTGGTATACCTCGCCATCGCTGAGGAAGTA
The Segatella copri DNA segment above includes these coding regions:
- the miaB gene encoding tRNA (N6-isopentenyl adenosine(37)-C2)-methylthiotransferase MiaB, with translation MKKLFIETYGCQMNVADSEVVASVMQMAGYEICEKEEEADAIFLNTCSIRENAENKIYHRLDTLHAEQKKGRKVILGVLGCMAERVKDDLIQNHYANLVCGPDSYLNLPDLIAQCEMGTNAINIELSKTETYRDIVPQRIGGNRVSGFVSIMRGCNNFCHYCIVPYTRGRERSRDAESILREVRDLQQRGFKEVTLLGQNVNSYGLSPSGKREEGSLSFAELLHMVAQAVPDMRVRFTTSNPEDMTEDILQAIAEEPNLCKHIHFPAQSGSNKILKLMNRKYTREEYLQHIADIKRIIPGCGITTDIFVGYHDETEEDHQETLSLVKEVGFDSAFMFKYSERPGTYAAKHLPDNVSEETKIARLNELIKLQTEVSAEQNKKDEGKEFTILIENFSKRSREQMMGRTEQNKAVVIDKGNHHIGEFVKVRITGSTSATLFGEEVKE
- a CDS encoding phosphatase PAP2 family protein — protein: MIKDYFKIDKNPKKGLLPLEWAMLGYMAITVITMLFAFTKVVNPESMLWGRLRILVITLALWGVYRMIPCRITKMVRIMAQIALLAWWYPDTYEINRMFPNLDHIFAGWEQDLFGCQPALLFAKALPWAVVSELMSMGYFMYYPMIAAVVLYYFFCRYYEAERASFVLLASFFLYYLIYIYVPVVGPTFYFDAVGVQDIAKGIFPALGDYFNTHTNCLPTPGYTDGIFYQLVEDAKEAGERPTAAFPSSHVGVSTICMLLAWHSRNRKLLFIMLPFYTFLCMATVYIQAHYLIDAIAGWISAVVFYFLLMAASKNMK